One genomic window of Geothermobacter hydrogeniphilus includes the following:
- a CDS encoding sensor histidine kinase — MKDFKPLAPGWILVVALLLISGVWLASRWARSVELDALTATGEERLTLYAGTLRGALDRYAYLPYVLARNAQVQQMLMQGSSSPQVNRYLEELNREAGCESLYVMNILGDTLASSNWRESSSFIGRNYAFRPYFTEAMQGRQGRFFAIGVTTGQPGFFMSHPVRRDGRFLGVAVVKVDLDPLQDDWREGGETVLVSDANGVLFLSSRSDWKYTTLAPLSAEQRQRIRAGRQYGNQPLRLSPLQTIEVLGENLRIVRADGERYLLVSRPLPGFDWTLMHLASLAPVRERSQAVATIGTVLVLLLFACGMYMRERRQKQLSRRKAGEAEAIKAINLRLQEEIEERRRTERALRDAQAELVQSSKLAALGQMSAGIVHELNQPIAAMRTYAASGRLLLDRHEEEQLRETFAAITRITEHMASVTAQLKIFAHKAPLQRERVAIQACLDEALALTAPLFSEAGVELVRELPDQEVIISGGSGRLRQVLVNLIRNGIDAMRDSEPKALRIRVTVEGQEVEIEVRDSGTGIAEQDLDELFNPFFTTKEVGKGLGLGLSISYRIVTDLGGTIRAMNNPDRGARFIVRLPLLNGQSGGEKR, encoded by the coding sequence GTGAAAGACTTCAAACCGCTTGCTCCCGGATGGATCCTGGTTGTTGCTCTGCTGCTGATCAGCGGGGTCTGGCTGGCCAGCCGCTGGGCCCGCAGCGTCGAACTTGACGCGCTGACCGCGACCGGCGAGGAGCGGCTGACTCTCTATGCCGGCACCCTGCGCGGGGCGCTGGATCGTTATGCCTATCTTCCCTATGTCCTGGCCCGCAATGCCCAGGTGCAGCAGATGCTGATGCAGGGGAGCAGTTCGCCCCAGGTGAACCGTTACCTGGAGGAACTGAACCGGGAGGCCGGTTGCGAATCGCTGTACGTCATGAACATCCTGGGTGATACCCTGGCGTCGAGCAACTGGCGCGAGTCATCCAGTTTCATCGGTCGCAATTATGCTTTTCGCCCCTATTTCACCGAGGCGATGCAGGGGCGACAGGGACGTTTTTTCGCCATCGGGGTGACCACCGGTCAGCCGGGTTTTTTCATGTCTCACCCGGTGCGTCGTGACGGGCGGTTTCTCGGCGTGGCGGTGGTCAAAGTCGATCTCGACCCTCTGCAGGACGACTGGCGCGAAGGGGGGGAGACGGTTCTGGTCAGTGATGCCAACGGGGTGCTGTTTCTTTCCAGCCGCAGTGACTGGAAATACACCACCCTGGCGCCGCTCTCCGCTGAACAGCGGCAGCGAATCCGGGCGGGACGTCAATACGGCAACCAGCCTCTACGGTTGAGCCCGCTGCAGACGATCGAGGTTCTCGGCGAGAACCTGCGCATTGTCCGCGCCGACGGTGAACGTTATCTGCTGGTTTCCCGGCCGTTGCCGGGGTTTGACTGGACATTGATGCATCTTGCTTCTCTGGCCCCGGTGCGGGAGCGGAGCCAGGCGGTGGCGACCATCGGCACGGTGCTGGTGCTGCTGCTGTTTGCCTGCGGCATGTACATGCGGGAACGGCGCCAGAAGCAGCTCTCCCGGCGCAAGGCCGGTGAGGCCGAGGCGATCAAGGCGATCAACCTGCGCCTGCAGGAGGAGATCGAGGAGCGCCGGCGGACCGAGCGGGCCCTGCGCGACGCCCAGGCGGAACTGGTGCAGAGCAGCAAGCTGGCGGCGCTCGGTCAGATGTCGGCCGGCATTGTTCACGAACTGAACCAGCCGATCGCCGCCATGCGCACCTACGCCGCCAGCGGCCGGCTGCTGCTCGACCGTCACGAGGAGGAACAGCTGCGGGAAACGTTCGCCGCCATCACCCGGATCACCGAACACATGGCTTCGGTCACCGCGCAGTTGAAGATTTTCGCCCACAAGGCGCCGCTGCAACGCGAGCGGGTGGCGATCCAGGCCTGTCTTGACGAGGCACTGGCACTGACTGCGCCTCTGTTCAGCGAGGCCGGGGTTGAGCTGGTTCGGGAGTTGCCGGATCAGGAGGTGATCATTTCCGGCGGCAGCGGCCGGCTCAGGCAGGTGCTGGTCAACCTGATCCGCAACGGTATCGACGCGATGCGCGACAGTGAACCGAAGGCGTTGCGGATCCGAGTGACCGTCGAAGGACAGGAGGTCGAGATCGAGGTGCGGGACAGTGGGACGGGGATTGCCGAGCAGGATCTGGACGAGTTGTTCAATCCTTTCTTTACCACCAAGGAAGTCGGCAAGGGGCTGGGGCTCGGTTTGTCGATCTCCTACCGGATCGTCACCGACCTGGGGGGAACCATTCGGGCGATGAACAATCCGGACCGGGGAGCCCGGTTTATTGTGCGACTGCCGCTGTTGAACGGGCAGTCTGGCGGGGAGAAACGATGA
- a CDS encoding Lrp/AsnC family transcriptional regulator: protein MTLDRQDRIILEILQQDATLPVAEIAARANLSAPSCWRRIRQLREAGIIRRQVALLDAARVNLGVTVISSVTLRDKSVAGQKRFESFANERNEVQECLLLSGGRDYQLKVIVPTIKDYEHFLTSVLLDLPIVESAESNFVLREAKQTTALPLGLTSLGLQD, encoded by the coding sequence ATGACTCTCGATCGACAGGACCGCATCATCCTTGAAATCCTGCAGCAGGACGCCACTCTGCCGGTCGCCGAAATCGCCGCCCGGGCCAACCTCTCGGCTCCGAGCTGCTGGCGACGCATCCGCCAGCTGCGCGAAGCCGGCATCATCCGCCGCCAGGTCGCCCTGCTCGATGCCGCCCGGGTCAACCTCGGCGTAACGGTGATTTCATCGGTGACCCTGCGGGACAAATCGGTGGCGGGACAGAAGAGGTTCGAATCCTTTGCCAACGAGCGGAACGAGGTCCAGGAATGCCTGCTGTTGAGCGGTGGGCGCGACTACCAGCTCAAGGTGATTGTCCCGACCATCAAGGATTACGAACATTTTCTCACTTCCGTACTGCTGGATCTGCCGATCGTCGAGTCAGCCGAATCGAATTTCGTGCTGCGCGAGGCGAAGCAGACCACGGCACTGCCGCTGGGGCTGACAAGCTTGGGCCTGCAGGACTGA
- a CDS encoding MerR family transcriptional regulator, which produces MSTPKKNAHDRQPGLRMSELVRQTGLPKSTILYYLDQGLLPQPVKTSPNMAYYAPECVPRLAQIKTLQTRHRLPLQKIGKLLELKDQGQEITPFIELHHAIFGDQDGPLLGREAFCQRSGLTPEQLAAFEKAGLLLPLSREGFDQQDLAMGILYARGLARGITPEEINFYPTLGKQIVDREMALRNRITGPLPADEDAAATLQLVQAARATRSYVIDRLFQRRVAASSNLKDESLLS; this is translated from the coding sequence ATGTCGACACCCAAAAAGAACGCCCATGACCGGCAACCGGGCCTGCGAATGAGCGAACTCGTCCGCCAAACCGGGCTGCCCAAATCCACAATCCTTTACTACCTGGACCAGGGCTTACTGCCGCAACCGGTTAAAACCAGTCCGAACATGGCCTATTACGCCCCCGAATGCGTGCCCCGCCTGGCCCAGATCAAGACCCTGCAAACCCGCCATCGTCTGCCGTTGCAGAAGATCGGGAAACTCCTTGAACTCAAGGACCAGGGACAGGAAATCACACCGTTCATTGAACTGCACCACGCCATTTTCGGCGATCAGGATGGCCCGTTGCTGGGCCGGGAGGCCTTCTGCCAGAGGAGCGGCCTGACCCCGGAACAGCTGGCTGCTTTCGAAAAAGCAGGGCTCTTGCTGCCGCTCAGCAGAGAGGGCTTCGACCAGCAGGACCTGGCCATGGGGATTCTCTATGCCCGGGGACTGGCCCGGGGAATCACTCCCGAAGAGATCAACTTTTATCCCACCCTCGGCAAACAGATAGTGGACCGGGAGATGGCCCTGCGCAACAGAATCACCGGGCCTCTGCCCGCGGACGAAGATGCTGCAGCAACCCTGCAGCTGGTGCAGGCCGCCCGTGCCACCCGCAGTTATGTCATCGACCGGCTGTTCCAACGCCGGGTCGCCGCCAGCAGCAATCTCAAGGATGAAAGTCTCTTGTCATGA
- a CDS encoding TAXI family TRAP transporter solute-binding subunit yields MKIMTRIRQVALTLAALALVIGTVSPAAAKLKERSYLLATASTGGTYYPVGVALSTLVKVKLQPKQKIGMSAINSAGSGENVKLLRDNEVQFAILQGLYGAYAWNGTGPIAKAGPQKELRAVTMLWQNVEHFTVLKKFAKTGTVADLVAMKGQAMALGKKNSGTLGSNTMLLGNLGIDVKKDYKLVYVGYGPSADALQNGQVAGMGTPAGAPVSAVTKAMAAMGDKITVLDFTDQQLKQADGGMNLWTRYVIPAGTYPGQTKSINTIAQPNFLATRADVDEDAVYQITRTIYENLPFLNAIHGATKAMAVEKAIAGLPMPLHPGAAKYYREVGIKIPARLIAK; encoded by the coding sequence ATGAAGATCATGACGCGAATCAGACAGGTCGCCCTGACTCTTGCCGCGCTGGCACTGGTGATCGGCACGGTTTCTCCGGCGGCCGCCAAGCTGAAGGAGCGCAGCTACCTGCTGGCGACCGCCTCGACCGGCGGCACCTATTATCCGGTCGGTGTCGCCCTGTCGACCCTGGTCAAGGTCAAGCTGCAGCCGAAACAGAAGATCGGCATGTCGGCCATCAACTCGGCCGGTTCCGGCGAGAACGTCAAGCTGCTGCGCGACAACGAGGTGCAGTTCGCCATCCTGCAGGGGCTGTATGGTGCGTACGCCTGGAACGGCACCGGTCCCATTGCCAAAGCCGGTCCGCAGAAGGAGCTGCGGGCGGTCACCATGCTCTGGCAGAATGTCGAGCATTTCACCGTGCTGAAGAAGTTCGCCAAGACCGGCACCGTTGCCGATCTGGTGGCCATGAAGGGACAGGCGATGGCGCTGGGCAAGAAGAATTCCGGCACCCTCGGCTCCAATACCATGCTGCTCGGCAACCTGGGAATCGATGTCAAAAAAGACTACAAACTGGTCTATGTCGGCTATGGTCCTTCGGCCGACGCCTTGCAGAACGGTCAGGTGGCCGGCATGGGAACTCCTGCCGGAGCGCCGGTCAGCGCGGTGACCAAGGCGATGGCGGCCATGGGGGACAAGATCACCGTCCTCGATTTTACCGATCAGCAGCTGAAACAGGCTGACGGCGGCATGAACCTCTGGACCCGTTACGTCATTCCGGCCGGAACCTATCCGGGGCAGACCAAGTCGATCAACACCATTGCCCAGCCGAATTTCCTCGCCACCCGGGCCGACGTGGATGAGGACGCCGTCTACCAGATCACCAGGACCATCTACGAGAACCTTCCGTTTCTGAACGCCATCCACGGCGCCACCAAGGCGATGGCGGTTGAAAAGGCGATTGCCGGTCTGCCGATGCCCCTGCATCCCGGTGCCGCCAAATACTATCGGGAAGTCGGCATCAAGATTCCCGCGCGGCTGATCGCCAAATAG
- a CDS encoding histidine decarboxylase: protein MMLADDLNSFPTVPRLSGSDLTRLEQLLANLRERTGTFLGYPVAKDFDCSALAPFLDLPLNNLGDPFAPSTYQVDSREFEREVVAFAARLLRAEEDSWWGYVGNGGSEGNLYGLYLARELFPQGMVYFSQGTHYSVSKNLHLLGMRHIMIRSQASGEIDYEDLRETLRVHRDVVPIMFANIGTTMTEGKDDIGRIRRIFQELAISRFYIHSDAALCGFIAPFLKPRPAFDFADGADSISISGHKFIGSPIPCGIVLARKRHVERIARSIAYIGNLDTTISGSRNGLTPLIMWLAIRQLGEEGFRARVARSLEVADYACTRLQQAGVAAWRNPNAITVVFPTPAETVCRRWQLASADGASHLVVLPNVSKGQIDCFVADLAAGGCR, encoded by the coding sequence ATGATGCTTGCCGATGACCTGAATTCTTTCCCGACGGTCCCCCGACTTTCGGGGTCGGACCTGACCCGCCTGGAGCAGCTGCTCGCCAACCTTCGCGAGCGGACCGGAACCTTTCTCGGCTACCCGGTGGCCAAGGACTTCGACTGCAGCGCCCTGGCGCCCTTTCTGGATTTGCCGCTGAACAATCTCGGCGATCCCTTCGCGCCGAGTACCTACCAGGTTGATTCGCGTGAATTTGAACGGGAAGTGGTAGCTTTTGCCGCCCGGCTGCTGCGGGCCGAAGAGGACAGCTGGTGGGGGTACGTCGGCAATGGCGGCAGCGAAGGGAATCTCTACGGGCTCTATCTGGCGCGGGAACTGTTTCCGCAGGGGATGGTCTACTTCTCCCAGGGAACCCATTACAGCGTCAGCAAGAATCTCCATCTGCTCGGCATGCGGCATATCATGATCCGCTCTCAGGCCAGTGGTGAGATCGATTATGAGGATCTGCGCGAGACTTTGCGGGTGCATCGTGATGTGGTGCCGATCATGTTTGCCAATATCGGGACCACCATGACCGAGGGCAAGGATGATATCGGCAGGATCCGCCGGATTTTCCAGGAACTGGCCATCAGCCGGTTCTATATTCACAGCGACGCCGCACTCTGCGGTTTCATCGCTCCGTTTCTGAAACCGCGTCCCGCCTTCGATTTTGCCGATGGCGCCGACAGCATCTCGATCAGCGGCCACAAGTTCATCGGTTCGCCGATCCCCTGCGGCATCGTCCTGGCCCGCAAGCGTCATGTCGAACGGATTGCCCGCTCGATTGCCTATATCGGCAATCTCGATACCACCATCAGCGGTTCGCGCAACGGTCTGACCCCGCTGATCATGTGGCTGGCGATCAGGCAGTTGGGCGAAGAGGGTTTTCGGGCGCGGGTGGCGCGCAGCCTGGAGGTGGCGGACTATGCCTGTACCCGGTTGCAGCAGGCGGGCGTGGCGGCCTGGCGCAACCCGAATGCCATCACGGTGGTTTTCCCCACTCCGGCGGAAACGGTCTGCCGGCGCTGGCAGCTGGCCAGCGCCGACGGCGCCTCGCACCTGGTGGTCCTGCCCAATGTTTCGAAGGGGCAGATCGACTGTTTTGTCGCCGACCTGGCGGCGGGGGGCTGCCGATGA
- a CDS encoding NAD(P)H-dependent oxidoreductase — MKQLPALMPAAALTSFFILGRVNHFSLSLMRPLSLGLFLAAVWSLAVLMRSRRASALEKAICCYLGLAVTGFWLRPDDLGRLLADWPETSLYVIFMVMAVAPLLWGGEPFTTHFARRRAPPEVWEHPVFKRINLHMTGVWAGIFFSCAISTAIPSIWPALSAGPLELLFRVILPATLLLGIGLPFTRGYPAHYQRKLGLEPVSTGHSVSGTKPAGPFSPVPVKASSSDEEAPMSNSQTIVAINGSPHAGIGNTSLMLEMLRPTLKEQGLELEVINLSEIELTYCHGCAWCLEKGQCWIDDDHRKTTRKLLAAAGVILASPVYFHQVTAQMKTFIDRNLALGHKPRPNWKPGLAVSVSAGLGESDTAAYLAEILRSFGAFSVGSLTAMATNPGEFVGEEAVRQRAVDLAGDLARAVRENRRYPATDQDLRFYQFMSNLVRTEQDGVMKHDHQHWRELGLYRDFNAYIGQETNRQSRIDTRLREEWIRQLMTERAAGKTRQAETTSAPEAAEGMNISTCRELLEGMPRVFNPDMAGDLRANIQFEVSGAENFIAHLSIADGCCSFREGPADRAELTVKTPGEVWLAIAQGKLDGQQALISGQYTTRGNLGLLLKLKTLFSRAPQS; from the coding sequence ATGAAGCAGCTCCCGGCACTGATGCCGGCTGCGGCCCTGACCTCTTTCTTCATCCTCGGACGCGTCAACCACTTTTCCCTGTCGCTGATGCGCCCCCTCAGTCTGGGACTGTTCCTGGCTGCAGTTTGGTCGCTGGCAGTCCTCATGCGTTCCAGACGTGCCTCGGCCCTTGAGAAGGCGATCTGCTGTTATCTGGGACTGGCCGTCACCGGTTTCTGGCTCCGACCGGACGACCTGGGACGGCTGCTGGCCGACTGGCCGGAAACCTCCCTCTACGTTATTTTCATGGTCATGGCCGTCGCGCCGCTGTTGTGGGGCGGCGAACCCTTCACCACCCACTTCGCCAGGAGACGGGCGCCCCCTGAAGTCTGGGAGCATCCGGTCTTCAAACGCATCAATCTGCACATGACCGGAGTCTGGGCCGGGATTTTTTTCAGCTGTGCCATCTCAACCGCCATTCCCTCGATCTGGCCGGCGCTGTCGGCCGGCCCTCTGGAACTGCTGTTTCGAGTCATTCTTCCTGCCACCCTGCTACTCGGCATCGGCCTGCCTTTCACCCGCGGCTACCCCGCCCATTACCAGCGTAAACTTGGCCTCGAACCGGTTTCGACCGGCCATTCAGTCTCCGGCACAAAACCAGCCGGACCATTCTCACCGGTGCCCGTCAAGGCATCATCTTCAGACGAGGAGGCTCCCATGTCGAATTCACAGACCATCGTCGCCATCAACGGCTCACCCCATGCCGGCATCGGCAACACCTCTTTAATGCTGGAGATGCTGCGCCCCACCCTCAAGGAACAGGGCCTTGAACTGGAGGTCATCAACCTCTCTGAGATTGAGCTCACATATTGCCACGGCTGCGCCTGGTGCCTGGAAAAAGGCCAATGCTGGATCGATGACGACCACCGGAAAACCACCCGGAAACTGCTCGCCGCCGCCGGTGTCATCCTGGCCTCTCCAGTCTATTTTCACCAGGTGACGGCGCAGATGAAAACCTTTATCGACCGCAATCTGGCTCTTGGCCATAAACCCCGTCCGAACTGGAAGCCCGGCCTGGCAGTCAGCGTCTCAGCCGGTCTTGGAGAATCGGACACCGCTGCTTACCTGGCCGAGATTCTGCGTTCCTTCGGTGCCTTTTCCGTCGGCAGCCTCACCGCCATGGCAACCAACCCCGGTGAGTTCGTCGGCGAAGAGGCGGTTCGGCAAAGGGCTGTCGACCTGGCCGGAGACCTGGCCCGCGCGGTACGGGAGAACCGTCGATACCCCGCCACGGATCAGGATCTGCGTTTCTACCAGTTCATGAGCAACCTGGTGCGGACCGAACAGGACGGGGTCATGAAACATGATCACCAGCACTGGCGGGAACTCGGTCTTTACCGGGATTTCAACGCCTATATCGGCCAGGAGACCAACCGGCAGTCCCGGATTGACACCCGCCTGCGCGAAGAGTGGATACGCCAACTGATGACCGAAAGAGCGGCAGGAAAAACCAGGCAGGCGGAAACAACATCAGCCCCCGAAGCGGCTGAGGGGATGAACATCTCAACCTGTCGGGAGTTGCTGGAGGGCATGCCGCGGGTCTTCAACCCGGACATGGCGGGCGACCTCAGGGCGAATATCCAGTTCGAGGTAAGTGGCGCGGAAAACTTCATCGCCCATCTGAGCATTGCCGATGGCTGCTGCAGCTTCCGGGAGGGTCCGGCGGACCGGGCGGAACTGACCGTCAAGACCCCCGGGGAGGTCTGGCTGGCCATCGCTCAGGGCAAACTTGACGGCCAACAGGCACTGATAAGTGGACAATACACGACCCGGGGCAACCTGGGATTGTTGCTGAAACTGAAAACGCTCTTCTCTCGCGCCCCGCAATCCTGA
- a CDS encoding sigma-54-dependent transcriptional regulator codes for MTKNNCRVYLVDDDAEMRASTTQWLELAGHEVRVFVDAPSALAEIDADLDGVVVTDVRMPKMDGMSFLARLTALDADLPVILVTAHGDVQMAVEAMRRGAYDFIEKPFEPERLLDILQRAGEKRRLVLENRELRRRLDGPGNLEQRLIGNCPGIRRLREEILDIAATDAPVLIQGETGTGKEVVARCLHEYSTRKQGRYVAVNCGAVPESMYESELFGYEKGAFTGADKRRIGRFEYAHGGTLFLDEIGTMPLPLQVKVLRALQEREVVRIGGNEPQAVDLRLISATNADLQAECAAGRFRRDLYYRINVVELRVPPLRERGGDILLLFDYFCARAAETYRRPAPPLQPAAAGRLMAHDWPGNVRELKNIAERYVLSSLSGEQRLAAVLGGARQVASETPRAGLQELLRQYERQLLEQSLARHRGDIQAVLDELGLPRRTLNEKMSRHQLDRRNFLMDGESS; via the coding sequence ATGACGAAGAACAACTGCAGGGTCTATCTGGTCGACGACGACGCGGAGATGCGTGCCTCGACCACCCAGTGGCTGGAGTTGGCGGGGCACGAGGTCCGGGTCTTTGTCGATGCGCCGAGCGCCCTGGCGGAGATCGATGCCGATCTGGACGGGGTGGTGGTGACCGACGTGCGGATGCCGAAGATGGACGGCATGAGCTTTCTCGCCCGGCTGACAGCTCTCGATGCTGATCTGCCGGTGATTCTGGTGACGGCCCACGGTGATGTGCAGATGGCGGTCGAGGCGATGCGTCGGGGTGCCTACGATTTCATCGAAAAACCCTTTGAGCCGGAGCGGCTGCTCGATATTCTGCAGCGGGCCGGAGAGAAGCGCCGGCTGGTTCTCGAAAATCGGGAATTGCGCCGCCGTCTGGACGGCCCGGGGAACCTGGAGCAGCGCCTGATTGGCAACTGTCCGGGAATTCGCCGGCTGCGCGAGGAGATCCTCGATATCGCCGCGACCGACGCTCCGGTCCTGATTCAGGGTGAAACGGGAACCGGCAAGGAGGTGGTCGCCCGCTGCCTGCACGAATACAGCACCCGCAAGCAGGGCCGCTACGTTGCCGTCAACTGTGGCGCGGTGCCGGAAAGCATGTACGAGAGCGAGCTGTTCGGCTACGAGAAGGGCGCCTTCACCGGCGCCGACAAGCGCCGCATCGGTCGTTTCGAGTACGCCCACGGCGGCACCCTGTTCCTCGACGAGATCGGCACCATGCCGTTGCCGCTGCAGGTCAAGGTGCTGCGTGCCCTGCAGGAGCGGGAGGTGGTGCGGATCGGCGGCAACGAGCCGCAGGCGGTTGATCTGCGGCTGATCAGCGCCACCAACGCCGATCTGCAGGCCGAATGCGCCGCCGGGCGGTTCCGCAGGGATCTCTATTATCGCATCAACGTCGTCGAGTTGCGGGTGCCGCCGCTACGCGAGCGGGGCGGCGACATCCTGCTGCTGTTCGACTACTTCTGCGCCCGGGCGGCCGAGACCTACCGCCGTCCGGCGCCGCCGCTGCAGCCGGCTGCCGCCGGACGGCTGATGGCCCATGACTGGCCGGGTAACGTACGCGAACTGAAGAATATTGCCGAGCGGTATGTCCTTTCCTCCCTTTCCGGGGAGCAGCGCCTGGCCGCAGTCCTCGGGGGGGCGCGGCAGGTCGCGTCGGAGACGCCCCGGGCGGGTCTGCAGGAGCTGCTGCGACAGTATGAACGGCAACTGCTGGAGCAGTCGCTGGCCCGTCACAGGGGAGATATCCAGGCGGTGCTGGACGAACTCGGCCTGCCGCGCCGGACCCTGAACGAAAAGATGTCCCGCCATCAGCTCGACCGTCGGAACTTTCTCATGGACGGAGAGTCTTCATAG